The genome window GAAAgactaggccttagtcaaccAGTGCGTATTCATTGAATAAACATATTagttgaatttcttcgcagatatgtgcagctaataaaaaaaaaacatagttaatAATCTATTAATTGCGTAGGTCACAGATTGGAGCTGCTGTATAGGTAATCCAGGGTGGGTTGTGGATCACGTAGCCTGTTGGCTATCAATAATTCATCACAGCCACGGTCCGTCAGGCAAGATTGCAATAACAATGGATCAGGGGCGCACCGGAGCTTTTGTGGTATAAGCCATTAGCGGAgacgtaataataataatatcaatattggTTACTTTTATATGCTGGCTGTTAAAGGTAAAGACTGCTGGccctatttaaaatttaataatataaagattagAACTTGGTTTAATATACTACTAGTTGTCCCCTgagactctgtccgcgtggtattaaaaaagcttaataagtagcttatgtattcttctagactatgttctatgtctgtgccaattttcatcaagattcgttcagtcgttctggagataccttctaataaacatatatctatccatccatccaaacgtAAAAGTAACTAAGTTGATGTATTTGTTCAGCGTAATATAATGGATTCATTTGCTTTCACATTTAGAACCTTAAGTACACGTACATTTCTATAGCTTCAAATacctaaataatacaaattaaatatttatcacttaatttttgtttctctTACTATCGGAAGTATAATGTTGAGGATGGTATACGAGTATTGGTATACTTTAAAAACTGGAATGTTATTATTATGGCccactatatatttattatatcaccCTTTTATCTTATTGGCATAGAAATAGAAGATTTTAATAACTCGTTTAATTGACCATTTGAACTATTTTCAAATCGCCTATAAATTGTACCACACGTTAGCGGGCTTAGCTTTTGTCTATTTGACGGCTAAAGTGCCACCAGCACAACTTGATCCTTCTCGTTACATTTAAGTGAGACTTTTGCTGTAATTCTACAAAGGAAAGTATACAACGGCATAGGTCTGGACAACTGGACGTGTAGAGCTTTACATCTATTAACAGCTCTGGTACTGGCTGTTAATGTGTCgaatgcattttaaataattcgagCTACTTATGCAATTCTACTGGGATTGGGGTTTAACGTTAGCCAATACTAAGTAATTGTTACTAGTATTTACTTACGTACATATTAATTTCGATGACCTTGCGTTTAGAATACAACATGTAAGGAAGTGTTAAACGGTATTTATCTGATTAAtagtggatttctgagaccaaaatcgtTTATGTTTCTATGTTCTaatcgatatgttttaaacagagattttgagCTCAAAAACCAACGATAAATCTTTAGTTTAAAGCTTTAgatgaataattaaagttgagaaaatattatatatactacAATAGATGGAAAGTTTAAAATacggtaagtttttttttatactttaggTCCTCAAATTATAGCTTATTGCtttgttaataatgtttagGAATTTCTTTCATTATGAATACGAATTtggaagttttaaaataaagcacAGATAAACTTATCAATaggtttatttatgtaaaacttgGTTTATTTACCTAAAAGCGAAATAGGACAAACTGTtacattgatataaattatttacaaaataattcactataaataatacattttacataactaaaattacactattccTTTGGAATACAATGCACAAATATTTGGACGGAACTGTTTTccacatattattataaataaatatgaaaatatcttacatttgtttaaaccttatttaaaaatactgagacatttattttaattcttaaatattgactaacaatattgtttctcatgccgatattttttaaatcaatttttatacaaaatagtttttctttcaagttgattttttgataaaaaaaatagaagagaGTTCATCAAAATAACTAATTCACAATAATTATCAACCACCGTATCTTAGATTTACAAGGAACACACtggcaaacaaaaatattgaaccCACCTAGTACACTGCCGCGAAAGCAAACCTGGACTGAAATCGGAACCAATATAAGTTTGGTTTATTTAACAGAACCATTTAGCAGCGGCCTCAGCTGGCCTTGGAACTCCAATGCCGTGATACTTGACTTATTGTagtctctattttttcaaagataattttattttttatttatttaaaaacaatgtacGGGATGGCAAATTAAGTTCCATTATCGCTATGTTTTCGCTTCGCTTCAAATCCGGTTCGCTTTCGCCTATGTGCTAGAGACGTATACCTTAATTAAGTGACCATTGCCCTCTCGGGTGGCATTGGTAGCATATTGTATGTGAATCTTTGTCCGTAATCACTAAGTTTTAAGGTAGTGTCCGACCAAGGTGGGCTTGGGTTCCAACGGTCCATGCCATCTGTACCTTCTAATTGTAGAGTAGCGAGACGCATTCGTTTAGCTGCTGGATATTCCATAcctgagataaaaaaaacatgtttaatacCATGTGACGTTGGCGATTAGTGTTGTTTTGAAGTAACTTTGTAGTACAAATGTAAACGGGGAacctagcacaaatatttgtgataatcgcTTTCGCATCGTCATCGTccattatgtcaaaattagtatgagatttttggtgtacttttcACCAGGTAGGGGGCGCTACACAAATTATGATACAAATTCTGTCGTTGACGATATGATGAcgattgaaaatgtttttaaaattataccgTAACCATTGAATATTGTTACAAATGAAAGCTTTAATTTCGTAAACAACGAAACATCATTTACATTGCATTAAGGTCTGAGTTACCTatgctacaaaaaaaaaataatttaaatattttccaatgACAAACATTCGATGGAAACTGTGACATGTAATGCAGTGAAATTGTACACGAATAATGTTAACAAAGTGTAGACAACAGAAGCACTCACTCTCTAACGTTCCAGCGGGACAGAGTTCTTGTGTGTAATTGACTCTTTGATATTGTTCGTAGTATTCCCTCTTGCCTTGGTGTGGATACGTATACATACTGCTGTTCACGATCATCTCCTGAGCCGCTTCGTAGTGATGTGGCGATCTGGACACAAACATTATCGAATATGAAggatgtatttatatatattatctgttaaaattatttaaaacttcttttttaataactgttCAATATTGTAATACAAATTAACTAGTAGTTTCAAAGCGCTGACACGATAAAGAAagactttataaaatgtagcAAAGATTTATAATCGAGTAACTTCATTCCGACTTATTTTTCTGtgatctttttatatttgatttacttcacaaagttttctttttatattcaaaaattgtaaatgatCAATTTGAAACCTTATTCCAATATTAATAGGtgttacattaaattgaaatagtttTCAAGTAAGTTGGTGAGCGCAggtttacaataaatatggtAATGAAAGGTGTCAAATTACTCGGACGGACATACGGACGGACGGGGTGatgattttcttatttatattccaTCCGGCGATGATATGACGAGAACAAATTGTGTTTAGTGACCTTGTTTTTGAGagacttgtttttttattgtgtgaacatttaatgtaaacaaatatagaAACGATACCGTGAAATTTGTGGACACATGTATTAGTTtgttattgatattaatttaaattataactttattgtattttatttaattcaatgaagataattgatattaaaaagttcaattcaattacataaatacacaaataaacgttgctttctttttttctcttctaacattttgaatttagaaacaatacaaattaaatacaactaTTAAACGTGTGTtcctgaaaccaaaatctccgtttaaaacatattgttatctctgtttttttaaagataatgacaaggatgacgatatgttttatacacagtTTTTGGACTCAGAAATCCACGATAAATAGGTTAAAATATCATACCTCTCTTCACTTATCGTAGACTGTGGCGAGTGGGTTGAATAATCTACAGGCCCTCTATCCGTGTATATCCTTTCACATCCGTACTCTTCCGGTTTATGGGTAACATATGTTGATATGTGATATCCATTGAAATCCATTTCCGCGTTCTCGATATATGGATACGGTTCTTGGTATGGATCTTGATAACACTGGTCTCGTCTGAAGAATTTCTGACAGCGTGGGTCGAGCATACCACAGGGTTGGTTCTGGTATCCGTAATACTGGTATAACCACGAATTGGCTAACATTATTGCCGCTTCTTCTTCACTAAACAcattaaatacttattattgagagaaaattaattatttataattataatgaaactgACAAAGGTTGATGATGTCAATGACACTTAtattttgtcatttgtttcataaaataattagatacTATTTTCTATGATTACAAGAGCATGTATTTTACCTTAAGACCTGATTAGTAGCTACTATAATTTGCCGTGGTGTGTCCGCCGCGTCTTTGACTTGTAACACGACGTGTACCCATACGAACTGACCACATCTTTGTTGCAATTTCACTAACAGAATACAACATTTATCTTGCTCTGATTGTGttactgtaataataaattaaattagaacaCTATCTATGGTAAGgttacaactttatttatttaattgtcatCTTCCTGGTCTTATATCAATCGTGTGGGATCGGcgcaaaaggttttataaacctaaaTTTTTGGGCTTAATTTTTACGGCCGCTTGCCTGACGCCAACCCAAGTAGGGTGAGTTAAATCaatcaaaaaagaaatgtaatataactttatttaattttctttgatttaatataaatgaaaatttataaatagtcaTAATTTGAGtagattaaattaatcttacatAATCTATGTTTCGTTTGTGCATCCCGCAAACTGTCCCAATGGAGGATTTGATACCAGGACACATCGACTAGTTCCGCTTTCTTCCAACCCAAATACCATTCACCACTGAAACAATAGATCAAATTTTAGAAGATAAAAACCGTcgtacaaaatgtaaattttcgtaacacagcgattttagtcgctaagagATTTAGGCAATACAATATCAAAGAGGTTTGTACACAGCCACGCGTCAACGCCTTTTTGTTCTTCAGTCGCCAAAAACCAGTCGCTCGCAATCTGTTTGTCACGTACGTCGTGAGAAAAATCGCTCCGATGTTCAAGAAAGTAAAGCTAAATTATACAGTTGACATATAGTTGCCTATACTGACTGAATAGACGATTCGGGTCAACGATTCAACGACGCAAGGCGATACTCGCGACGCAAcgatacaatattagtttaaagATTTCTTGACTTGGACCATACTAGACCATACTATACTAAGACCATAATCCGGATCTATTAATTAATCgaagttgtattaaaaataccgTTATCTAGCAACGTCCTGAAGAATTTAGACCGTTGCTAacgttaaagttttttaatctttttaaaacgAGTTCAATGAGCATGAATTTATTGCAAAAGAACTTTTTTCACTGAGGCCACTTTAGGTTGATTTTTCTAGAAAGACGGAACAAGCTTTGGTAATAGAAATGTTGACTGTTTATCCGACGTCGTCCATTTTAGATCCTAATGTAGCAAATATTACGctcgtttaatttaattactaaatacttTGACAATGCTGATGATTTAATCATTGCTGTTTTTTGAAACACCTGTATAAATTTAAggttatctcagttttttaaAGGTCAGAGAAAGAGATGAATATATGTTTCTGTTAGTGTTTTAGCAGTGTAAATCCACGGTTATGAGTTAAAGTTGcaaatattacttattttgcGTACCAATTCAATTAgcgttatatatatttcaatgacTCGTATGTTTGTTGGTTTAGTATTGCTTACTTAGCGTCTATATGAAGTATCTTCATATCCATAGAGTGGACTGTTGTGAAGACGTTCGTAGCACCGTTGACAACGCACTCTCTCGTCTCAGGCATTGCTAGAGGCGTACATATAGCTAGGAATACTGGCTCATTACGACTGCATAGAGGCAGATATGAGACGTAGTGACCTCTGACGAGAACTACCTAAAACAAGAATTTAaggttaaaacttttattatgatGCTATGGTGAGatgctttaaatttaacaaagaagTCCTTAGAAAGTAAAAGAAGTCAttacttcatttaaaataagaataagaaattgcataaaaacttttttattgtaatataatgcATTGttcaaaaattacatttttctaggctgttttattttaacaaagtgTTAGCcagaaatattgttatttagtcATTTAAAAACACGATAAACGACTACAAACTTAGTTCAATGTTAAACGTATGACTTATCAGTGCGCAAAtactaagtaaatattttacgatcCAATTTATACTTACTTTTTGGTCGCCAAATC of Papilio machaon chromosome 18, ilPapMach1.1, whole genome shotgun sequence contains these proteins:
- the LOC106707692 gene encoding neuronal PAS domain-containing protein 4A, whose amino-acid sequence is MFLRFEPTKSTKGASKMRRDLINAEISNLRDLLPLPPSTRQRLSQLQLMALVCVYVRKMNYFQQVFKSHDFSYQYQEQPTPTPNIGFSKAMNGFMMMMTQNGKLLYISENAAEYLGHSMEDLLIHGDSVYDIIDRQDHQTVQVELNRGSNGEAENIPKSRHFFCRMNVSRNARRQMRFGDQKVVLVRGHYVSYLPLCSRNEPVFLAICTPLAMPETRECVVNGATNVFTTVHSMDMKILHIDANGEWYLGWKKAELVDVSWYQILHWDSLRDAQTKHRLLTQSEQDKCCILLVKLQQRCGQFVWVHVVLQVKDAADTPRQIIVATNQVLSEEEAAIMLANSWLYQYYGYQNQPCGMLDPRCQKFFRRDQCYQDPYQEPYPYIENAEMDFNGYHISTYVTHKPEEYGCERIYTDRGPVDYSTHSPQSTISEERSPHHYEAAQEMIVNSSMYTYPHQGKREYYEQYQRVNYTQELCPAGTLESMEYPAAKRMRLATLQLEGTDGMDRWNPSPPWSDTTLKLSDYGQRFTYNMLPMPPERAMVT